The following proteins are encoded in a genomic region of Triticum dicoccoides isolate Atlit2015 ecotype Zavitan chromosome 1B, WEW_v2.0, whole genome shotgun sequence:
- the LOC119312311 gene encoding protein RADIALIS-like 3: MSSGSSSRSTSPSSDSEWSKKENKMFEEALAYYGVSAPNLWEKVASAMGGTKSAEEVRRHFQLLIDDVDSIEHGRIPFPKYKTQGFWT; encoded by the coding sequence ATGTCTTCCGGGTCGTCGTCTCGGAGCACCTCCCCGAGCTCCGACTCGGAGTGGAGCAAGAAGGAGAACAAGATGTTCGAGGAGGCGCTCGCCTACTATGGCGTGAGCGCCCCCAACCTCTGGGAGAAGGTGGCCAGCGCCATGGGGGGCACCAAGTCCGCCGAGGAGGTGCGCCGCCACTTCCAGCTCCTCATCGACGACGTCGACAGCATCGAGCACGGCCGCATCCCCTTCCCCAAGTACAAGACCCAGGGCTTCTGGACCTAA